The following coding sequences are from one Haloferax litoreum window:
- the nirK gene encoding copper-containing nitrite reductase, with protein MLSTTRRRTLQALGLGGVASLAGCANQAPTAAQSLETTTEPAQQQSPNVVDMVAADPTDIPDPIDRNEPAEVDVTLRPEEVTAEVEDGVTFTYMTYNGQVPGPFIRVRQGDTVNLTFENPEENSMPHNVDFHAVAGPGGGAEATMTNPGETANLRFKATYPGAYIYHCAVPNLDMHISAGMFGLILVEPPEGLPDVDHEVYIGQHELYTDKKAGTEGHHGFDFDAMRNEEPTYVLMNGEKFAWTDAGRGPAVTAKTGETVRIFFVDGGPNLSSSFHPIGSVWETLYPDGSLTTEPQTHIQTRLVPPGSTAIATMSSPVPGDFKLVDHSLSRVARKGCMAVVRAEGSEDPEIFDSDPK; from the coding sequence ATGCTATCGACGACTCGGCGACGGACGTTACAGGCACTTGGACTCGGTGGTGTGGCATCGCTTGCAGGGTGTGCCAATCAAGCACCGACTGCGGCGCAGTCGTTGGAGACGACGACCGAACCGGCCCAACAACAGAGTCCGAACGTAGTCGATATGGTCGCGGCTGACCCGACGGACATCCCCGACCCAATCGACCGCAACGAACCAGCAGAAGTGGACGTGACACTTCGCCCCGAGGAGGTGACCGCCGAGGTCGAAGACGGCGTGACGTTCACGTACATGACGTACAACGGGCAGGTACCCGGGCCGTTCATTCGCGTCAGACAGGGTGATACGGTCAATCTGACCTTCGAGAACCCAGAAGAGAACTCGATGCCGCACAACGTCGACTTCCACGCCGTCGCCGGTCCGGGTGGTGGCGCAGAAGCGACGATGACGAATCCCGGTGAGACGGCGAACCTCAGGTTCAAAGCGACGTACCCTGGCGCGTACATCTACCACTGTGCCGTTCCGAATCTCGACATGCACATCAGCGCGGGGATGTTCGGTCTCATCCTCGTCGAACCACCGGAGGGACTCCCGGACGTCGACCACGAAGTGTACATCGGACAGCACGAACTCTACACCGACAAGAAAGCGGGTACAGAGGGACACCACGGGTTCGACTTCGACGCCATGCGGAACGAAGAACCAACGTACGTCCTGATGAACGGTGAGAAGTTCGCGTGGACTGACGCTGGTCGTGGCCCTGCCGTGACTGCGAAGACGGGAGAGACAGTCCGCATCTTCTTCGTAGATGGCGGGCCGAACCTCTCCAGTAGTTTCCACCCAATCGGGAGCGTCTGGGAGACACTGTATCCCGATGGGTCGCTCACTACGGAACCACAGACCCACATCCAGACACGACTCGTTCCGCCGGGGAGTACCGCGATAGCGACGATGAGTTCACCAGTTCCCGGTGATTTCAAACTCGTCGACCACTCGCTGTCGCGAGTCGCCCGGAAAGGTTGCATGGCCGTCGTCCGCGCGGAAGGCTCAGAGGACCCGGAGATATTCGACTCAGACCCGAAGTGA
- a CDS encoding DUF2249 domain-containing protein, producing the protein MNYLRPRFDVTNMDVEPYLVEADAPTARAIDFLDARDLPPPEPLTKTLTRLAELDAETVFVQLNDREPKFLFPKLDDRGFVYRSVETDEGMLTAIWVP; encoded by the coding sequence ATGAACTACCTACGACCTCGGTTCGACGTCACGAACATGGACGTCGAACCGTACTTGGTCGAAGCGGACGCACCGACTGCCAGAGCCATCGACTTCCTCGATGCGCGTGACCTTCCGCCACCGGAACCGCTCACGAAGACGCTCACACGTCTCGCCGAACTCGACGCCGAGACGGTGTTCGTCCAACTCAACGACCGGGAACCGAAATTTCTCTTCCCGAAGCTCGACGACCGAGGATTCGTCTATCGTTCGGTCGAGACGGACGAGGGGATGCTGACGGCGATTTGGGTACCGTGA
- a CDS encoding NAD(P)-dependent alcohol dehydrogenase, whose translation MQAVVATTYGSPDVLHIDEVAKPTPDDDEVLIRVRATIVGPPDSAAREGTPFIIRFFSGLRRPNAVPGDVFAGEIEAIGRNVVRFAPGDAVFGTAAPGSGAHAEYLCLPEDGAIATMPSNLDYSEAAAICDGGLTAIEFLNAHAHVQPGDSILVNGASGSVGTAAVQLAREFGATVTGVCSTNNVELVQSLGADTVLDYTRTDFTTTGETYDVIFDAVGKRSYSACKDSLDAGGRYLTTVPSVGILLQMVWTRLVGDKRALFAATGLASTRTKRANLRTLRNLAEEGSLRPVIDREYPLDDIADAHRYVDTGHKAGSVVVTVEA comes from the coding sequence ATGCAAGCCGTCGTGGCCACGACGTATGGCTCACCAGACGTCCTTCACATCGACGAGGTGGCGAAGCCAACCCCCGACGACGACGAAGTTCTCATTCGGGTTCGGGCGACGATAGTCGGACCACCGGATTCGGCCGCCCGTGAAGGGACTCCGTTCATCATTCGGTTCTTCAGCGGTCTCAGAAGGCCCAACGCGGTCCCGGGCGACGTGTTCGCCGGCGAAATCGAGGCAATCGGCCGGAACGTCGTGCGATTCGCCCCGGGCGACGCCGTGTTCGGAACCGCGGCCCCGGGAAGCGGTGCACACGCCGAGTATCTATGCCTCCCCGAAGACGGGGCCATCGCGACTATGCCGTCGAACCTCGACTACAGCGAAGCCGCGGCAATCTGTGACGGTGGGCTGACGGCGATAGAGTTTCTGAACGCCCACGCACACGTTCAGCCAGGTGACTCCATCCTCGTCAACGGTGCCTCCGGGTCAGTTGGAACGGCGGCCGTGCAACTCGCGCGAGAGTTCGGCGCGACGGTCACCGGCGTCTGTAGCACCAATAACGTCGAGTTGGTACAGTCGCTCGGTGCCGACACGGTACTCGACTACACACGCACCGACTTCACGACCACTGGTGAAACGTACGACGTCATCTTCGATGCCGTCGGGAAGCGGTCCTATTCGGCTTGCAAAGACTCGCTCGACGCCGGCGGGCGATATCTGACGACTGTCCCCTCTGTAGGAATCCTCCTTCAGATGGTGTGGACCCGACTCGTCGGTGACAAACGGGCACTCTTCGCGGCCACTGGGCTAGCGTCGACGAGAACGAAGCGGGCAAACCTCCGCACTCTGCGGAACCTCGCCGAAGAAGGAAGTCTCCGCCCAGTTATCGACCGAGAATATCCACTCGACGACATCGCCGACGCACACCGATACGTCGACACTGGTCACAAGGCGGGAAGCGTCGTCGTCACTGTGGAAGCATAA
- a CDS encoding TetR/AcrR family transcriptional regulator: protein MPQFTDERRREVRAALLDAGYTHFVADGLDGTTITDLTDAAGIAAGTFYSFFDSKEALYVAVLRNESQKVYDDLREVLDVHRSDPETAIRRFLEISTDALVENPIFTRTITRDEREHLQSRLSEEELATTRADKRELLVPSLEAWQEQGHVVAGDPNVLASALLYISYLPLHRDDVGDEYYAAVRRTLFDWAVEMVTCE from the coding sequence ATGCCACAGTTTACAGACGAAAGACGGCGTGAGGTTCGAGCGGCGTTACTCGACGCGGGATACACACACTTCGTGGCTGACGGCCTCGATGGAACGACGATTACCGACCTCACGGATGCCGCGGGTATCGCGGCAGGAACGTTCTACTCGTTCTTCGACTCCAAAGAAGCGCTCTACGTTGCGGTCCTTCGAAACGAATCCCAGAAGGTGTACGACGACCTCCGGGAGGTACTGGACGTACACCGTAGCGACCCTGAGACAGCGATTCGGCGGTTCCTCGAAATTTCGACCGACGCCCTGGTCGAGAACCCCATCTTCACGCGAACTATCACACGTGACGAACGTGAACACCTCCAGTCGCGACTCTCCGAAGAAGAGTTGGCCACGACGCGAGCAGACAAGCGAGAGTTACTCGTCCCGTCGCTCGAAGCGTGGCAAGAACAGGGACATGTCGTCGCCGGTGACCCGAACGTACTCGCGTCGGCGTTGTTGTATATCTCGTATCTGCCACTCCACCGAGACGACGTGGGAGACGAGTACTACGCCGCGGTTCGGCGCACACTGTTCGACTGGGCGGTCGAGATGGTCACGTGCGAGTGA
- a CDS encoding HVO_2142 family zinc finger protein, with the protein MSTDHKQNGHSEWCPDCGTEMLFTGTIPTGYAQFFCEQCRYRRDRFVGDD; encoded by the coding sequence ATGAGCACAGACCACAAACAAAACGGTCACTCCGAGTGGTGCCCGGATTGTGGTACTGAGATGTTGTTTACTGGGACGATACCAACTGGCTACGCACAGTTCTTCTGTGAACAGTGTCGGTACCGCCGTGACCGATTCGTCGGTGACGACTGA
- a CDS encoding DUF2249 domain-containing protein, giving the protein MADTKLDVREIPPAERHPKIHAAFEELESGETLTILNDHDPKPLFYEMQAEVAAFDAENYAVERRSPTEFVATFPKR; this is encoded by the coding sequence ATGGCAGACACGAAACTCGACGTTCGCGAGATTCCACCGGCAGAACGCCATCCGAAGATTCACGCCGCGTTCGAAGAACTGGAGAGTGGCGAGACGCTGACGATTCTCAACGACCACGACCCGAAACCGTTGTTCTACGAGATGCAAGCCGAGGTTGCGGCGTTCGACGCCGAGAACTACGCCGTCGAGCGACGCAGTCCGACAGAATTCGTCGCGACGTTCCCGAAGCGATAG
- a CDS encoding halocyanin domain-containing protein — translation MTRTTELSRRQFTALAASSVLTTALAGCTGSSADSSPDETAEATATTTNGETAESPNGDSDSAESSGRQTFDGWLEDVENYDGVRDKTGTDAVTVDVGTEANGGAFGFGPAAIRISTGTTVTWEWTGEGGSHNVVDTDGSFESELAGSSSHTFEHTFEETGTYTYSCVPHETVGMKGVVVVE, via the coding sequence ATGACGCGAACTACCGAACTCTCTCGACGGCAGTTTACAGCACTTGCGGCGAGCAGCGTACTTACCACCGCCCTCGCCGGGTGTACTGGTTCGAGCGCCGACTCCTCGCCTGACGAGACGGCAGAGGCGACTGCGACGACGACCAACGGAGAAACGGCAGAGTCCCCAAATGGAGACAGTGACTCAGCCGAGTCGTCAGGGAGACAGACGTTCGATGGATGGCTCGAAGACGTCGAGAACTACGACGGTGTGAGAGACAAAACGGGAACGGACGCGGTCACTGTCGACGTCGGTACCGAAGCGAACGGCGGAGCGTTCGGATTCGGTCCCGCGGCGATTCGAATCTCCACAGGGACGACGGTCACGTGGGAGTGGACCGGAGAAGGAGGGTCACACAACGTCGTGGATACGGACGGGTCCTTCGAGTCCGAACTCGCCGGGAGTAGCAGCCACACCTTCGAACACACGTTCGAGGAGACGGGTACGTACACGTACTCCTGTGTGCCCCACGAGACGGTGGGCATGAAAGGCGTCGTCGTGGTCGAGTAG
- a CDS encoding nucleotidyltransferase domain-containing protein, giving the protein MSDDTKQQPRVCLRVNPGDDTKIFRLRAADDLLRLLVDAHVSEFTMSELAAETNHSRSTVWRAVGLLDELGAIEVRETPQRKYVSIDSAHLQKDDPILAIEQVEYHDPIREFVHRVEDAVTETSGIEELLGVLVFGSVARGEADRKSDIDLFVLVDGDRTVARRVASEIGAELGEVRFDGDRYTFESFVESPESAKRAGDKLREIFGEGVTVYGSEAFQRARKAVMERER; this is encoded by the coding sequence GTGTCCGACGATACGAAACAACAACCGCGCGTCTGCCTTCGCGTCAACCCCGGGGACGACACGAAGATATTCAGGCTTCGTGCTGCAGACGACCTCCTCCGACTGCTCGTCGATGCACACGTATCGGAGTTCACGATGTCTGAACTGGCCGCCGAGACTAACCACAGTCGGTCGACCGTCTGGCGTGCAGTCGGACTCCTCGACGAACTCGGTGCCATCGAGGTCCGAGAGACGCCCCAACGGAAGTACGTCTCCATCGACTCGGCACACCTCCAGAAGGACGACCCGATACTTGCAATCGAACAGGTCGAGTATCACGACCCCATCCGGGAGTTCGTCCACCGAGTCGAAGACGCGGTGACAGAGACGAGCGGTATCGAAGAACTCCTCGGCGTCCTCGTGTTTGGGAGTGTCGCCCGTGGCGAAGCAGACCGGAAGAGCGACATCGACCTCTTCGTGCTCGTCGATGGCGACAGAACCGTCGCTCGACGCGTCGCCTCTGAAATTGGGGCCGAGCTCGGTGAAGTGCGATTCGACGGTGACCGGTACACGTTCGAATCGTTCGTCGAATCACCAGAGAGCGCGAAACGCGCAGGAGACAAGTTGCGAGAGATATTCGGCGAAGGGGTCACAGTCTACGGCAGTGAGGCGTTCCAACGAGCCCGAAAAGCGGTGATGGAACGTGAGCGGTAA
- a CDS encoding SLC13 family permease — protein MATVAMVAVATVPTSDSLTVAGQYAVATMVFAALLWITGVVPLPLTALIIPILLTVFGVYPDFGDAVAGFADPVIFLLLAGFMLAEAFQAHGIDRRIAFSILIRFGTTARGLVLGVMVATALLSMLISNTATVAMMVPIVLGIVESVTELTKLDEESASPTASNLQIGMLLGIAYAASLGGVGTLIGTPPNAIVVGQVSELIGYDITFVEWLAIGLPMVVVTLPVAWVLLTYVVYPPEEFDVSHARKRARSELRSMGSLSPQARRTVLIFAGTAFLWLLGGFEFLFADVLPRPWYVTLFGGTGTNVFGTAGHEGILFYVLVGVLAIPTLVVSGATTWDDLLDIDWGTLLLLGGGISLANALADTNATTWLAEVTLGSLEGTSVVVVLLVMITMVVVVGELASNTAMAAILAPLLINIGPMYAEALGTSAELASVLLAVTGAIAASYGFALPVATPPNAIVFGTGYIERDHMLRAGALLDGVVILLTTGVAYLLIRFLWPLVLG, from the coding sequence GTGGCCACAGTGGCCATGGTGGCCGTCGCGACTGTCCCAACGTCCGATTCGCTGACCGTTGCCGGACAGTACGCGGTCGCGACGATGGTGTTCGCGGCACTGCTCTGGATTACCGGGGTGGTTCCACTCCCACTCACTGCCCTGATTATTCCGATTCTGTTGACGGTATTCGGTGTCTATCCAGACTTTGGTGACGCAGTCGCGGGCTTCGCTGACCCAGTTATCTTCCTGCTCCTCGCGGGTTTCATGCTCGCAGAGGCGTTTCAGGCGCACGGTATCGACCGACGAATCGCGTTTTCGATACTCATCCGGTTTGGAACAACGGCACGAGGTCTCGTCTTGGGCGTTATGGTCGCGACGGCGCTTCTTTCGATGCTCATCTCGAACACGGCGACAGTCGCGATGATGGTGCCAATCGTACTCGGCATCGTCGAGAGCGTTACCGAGTTGACGAAGTTGGACGAAGAGAGCGCCTCGCCGACGGCCTCGAACCTCCAGATAGGGATGTTGCTCGGCATCGCATACGCGGCGAGTTTGGGTGGCGTGGGAACGCTTATCGGAACACCACCGAACGCAATCGTCGTCGGCCAAGTGTCCGAACTCATCGGCTACGACATCACCTTCGTCGAGTGGCTCGCAATCGGGCTCCCGATGGTGGTTGTCACACTCCCTGTCGCGTGGGTTCTTCTGACGTACGTCGTGTACCCACCAGAGGAGTTCGACGTGAGTCACGCACGCAAGCGCGCCCGAAGCGAGCTTCGGTCGATGGGGTCTCTCTCACCCCAAGCCCGCCGAACTGTCCTGATATTCGCTGGCACCGCGTTCCTGTGGCTTCTCGGTGGGTTCGAATTTCTGTTCGCTGACGTTCTTCCACGCCCGTGGTATGTCACGCTCTTCGGTGGGACAGGCACCAACGTCTTCGGGACTGCCGGCCACGAGGGAATCCTGTTTTACGTCCTCGTGGGGGTACTCGCGATACCGACACTGGTCGTGAGCGGAGCGACAACGTGGGACGACTTGCTCGATATCGACTGGGGAACGCTGTTGCTTCTGGGTGGTGGAATCTCGTTAGCAAACGCGTTGGCCGACACGAATGCGACCACGTGGCTCGCCGAGGTGACCCTCGGGTCACTGGAAGGGACGTCGGTCGTCGTCGTGCTTCTCGTGATGATTACGATGGTCGTCGTCGTCGGTGAGTTGGCGTCGAATACCGCGATGGCAGCCATTCTCGCTCCACTACTGATCAACATCGGTCCGATGTATGCCGAAGCACTCGGTACGTCGGCGGAACTCGCGTCGGTGTTGCTAGCGGTGACCGGTGCCATCGCTGCCAGTTACGGGTTCGCGCTGCCGGTTGCGACGCCACCAAACGCGATTGTCTTCGGAACGGGGTACATAGAGCGCGACCATATGCTCCGGGCGGGTGCGTTGCTCGACGGCGTCGTCATTCTCTTGACGACGGGCGTCGCATACCTCCTCATTCGCTTTCTCTGGCCACTCGTCCTCGGGTGA
- a CDS encoding alpha/beta hydrolase codes for MPEQLETPLTHRVIESPLGRLLHSRVFERLKISSVDREFGVLRARAAADVAGEDVDAFLDELGVTDPIDDSLRRKIETTLQHHSTVKSEYESVADRWDEVFWGDTESTLDERTRLEKRRREYGSRWVSPQKEFKFITKADIVDIVDFDIPSPQSAIERWRGYDGSDVYGPPESMPDVAVSRTMRGPETREYLVRFESPSAFFDDTAYARVYEPADSSQDDELPTIIFATGLAMACDLMEYWTEEEYVGRDLAPQGYRVVLPIPPWHGRREIPGYYTGEPYLARMPSSGVELYEGQAKEIAVLVQWLRSQGAPTVGVGGLSLGGIVTSFVAAYADTWPSEMQPDFAIPVAASAKIADLLFESSLTKSLGVTGALEAAGWTRDEMSHLDSVLTAPTTPGLDPDRIYPVGGLVDEMTQYPTMRQTLDEWGVPAENRLEWDCGHFGVTLRAMRTDTFQEFLIDALETHSEDGPVQ; via the coding sequence ATGCCCGAACAACTCGAAACCCCACTCACACATCGAGTGATTGAGTCCCCGCTGGGCCGCTTGCTCCACTCACGCGTCTTCGAACGACTGAAAATCTCGTCTGTCGACCGCGAGTTCGGTGTGCTGCGAGCACGCGCCGCCGCCGACGTCGCAGGTGAAGATGTCGATGCCTTCCTCGACGAACTGGGTGTCACCGACCCGATAGACGATTCGCTCCGACGAAAGATAGAGACCACGTTACAGCACCACAGTACGGTCAAATCTGAATACGAGTCTGTCGCCGACAGGTGGGACGAGGTGTTCTGGGGAGATACGGAGTCGACACTCGACGAACGGACCCGACTCGAAAAGCGGCGCCGTGAATACGGGTCGCGATGGGTGTCTCCCCAAAAGGAGTTCAAGTTCATCACGAAAGCAGACATCGTCGATATCGTCGACTTCGATATCCCTTCCCCGCAATCGGCTATCGAACGGTGGCGCGGATACGATGGGTCCGACGTGTACGGTCCACCGGAGTCGATGCCAGACGTCGCAGTCTCTCGGACGATGCGGGGACCAGAGACGCGTGAGTATCTCGTTCGGTTCGAGTCGCCGTCGGCGTTCTTCGACGACACTGCCTACGCCCGCGTTTACGAACCGGCGGACTCCTCTCAGGACGACGAACTCCCGACGATTATCTTCGCAACGGGGTTGGCGATGGCGTGCGACCTCATGGAGTACTGGACCGAAGAGGAGTACGTCGGCCGTGATTTGGCACCACAAGGCTACCGGGTCGTCCTCCCGATTCCGCCGTGGCACGGTCGTCGAGAAATCCCCGGTTACTACACGGGCGAACCGTACCTTGCTCGGATGCCCAGTAGTGGGGTCGAACTCTACGAAGGGCAGGCGAAAGAGATTGCAGTCCTCGTCCAGTGGCTTCGCTCACAAGGTGCACCCACAGTTGGTGTCGGTGGGTTGAGCCTCGGTGGTATCGTCACGTCGTTCGTCGCTGCGTACGCAGATACGTGGCCGTCCGAGATGCAACCGGATTTCGCTATTCCCGTGGCGGCATCAGCGAAGATTGCAGACCTCCTGTTCGAGAGTTCGCTCACGAAATCCCTCGGGGTAACGGGGGCGCTCGAAGCGGCGGGATGGACGCGAGACGAGATGTCCCATCTCGACAGCGTCCTCACTGCCCCGACGACACCCGGTCTCGACCCCGACCGAATCTATCCGGTCGGTGGTCTCGTCGACGAGATGACGCAGTATCCGACGATGCGGCAGACGCTCGACGAGTGGGGTGTTCCCGCCGAGAACCGTCTCGAATGGGATTGTGGTCACTTCGGTGTCACACTCCGAGCGATGCGTACCGACACGTTCCAAGAGTTCCTCATCGACGCACTCGAAACCCATTCAGAGGACGGTCCAGTCCAGTAG
- a CDS encoding cupin domain-containing protein, translated as MPELIALDSLPETTHAEVFDDNRPRTVRLKLDAGQAVPAHTHPGTDIVLHLVSGHLELTLDDEVYDIRPNELARFSGEREISPHAVEPSTAVLVFAPANEHEQ; from the coding sequence ATGCCCGAACTCATCGCTCTCGACTCACTTCCCGAGACGACCCACGCAGAGGTATTCGACGACAACCGACCACGGACGGTCAGACTGAAACTCGATGCTGGGCAAGCGGTTCCAGCACACACGCATCCGGGGACGGACATCGTCCTCCACCTCGTGTCGGGCCACCTCGAACTCACACTCGACGACGAGGTATACGACATCCGCCCGAACGAACTCGCACGGTTCAGCGGCGAACGGGAGATATCACCGCACGCAGTCGAACCAAGCACGGCGGTCCTCGTGTTCGCACCCGCAAACGAACACGAACAGTAG
- a CDS encoding CGCGG family putative rSAM-modified RiPP protein gives MTTEEPSTPDTERHDTSWSANLEHPEHAESRERVVQDARSAIERTAPGRHVNLVTHEAHGHPSSYLYPVLEDEFHSLDWEFVDRCGCGGFVTRVYV, from the coding sequence ATGACCACAGAAGAACCATCCACACCAGACACCGAACGACACGACACCTCGTGGTCGGCGAACCTCGAACATCCAGAACACGCTGAGAGCAGAGAACGTGTCGTCCAAGATGCACGCTCCGCCATCGAACGTACTGCGCCGGGAAGACACGTCAACCTCGTCACACACGAGGCACACGGCCATCCCTCGTCGTATCTCTATCCAGTCCTCGAAGACGAGTTTCACTCCCTCGACTGGGAGTTCGTCGACCGGTGTGGGTGCGGCGGGTTCGTCACTCGCGTCTACGTCTGA
- a CDS encoding TIGR04053 family radical SAM/SPASM domain-containing protein — MAPHPPQSRPSTGPDPAAIDTSRRPFVLIWEVTQACELACDHCRADAQPARHPDELTTSEGKRLLDQTREFGPGQLVVLSGGDPLARPDLVELIEYGTSRGLRMTLTPSGTSSLTPETVHRLSDAGVTRLAVSLDGATPSTHDTFRGENGSFEETVRAARAARDAGLPIQINTTVCAQTVDELPALRDLVDELDAVLWSVFFLVPVGRGRILESISPDRAESVMEWLSDVSKDAPFGVKTTEAPFYRRVAIQHRRDASGSPSSDGIGRRLGITAGDGFAFVSHTGELYPSGFLPKSAGSVRDGGLVERYRESELFQSLRDRDALRGKCGVCEYRHVCGGSRSRAYAHTDDPLASDPLCAYVPEGYDGKMPSDQASGD, encoded by the coding sequence ATGGCACCGCACCCACCGCAGTCCCGTCCATCGACGGGACCGGACCCGGCGGCAATCGACACGAGTCGACGTCCATTCGTCCTCATCTGGGAAGTAACGCAAGCGTGTGAACTCGCGTGCGACCACTGTCGCGCGGACGCACAGCCAGCGCGCCACCCCGACGAACTGACCACCTCGGAGGGAAAGCGCCTCCTCGACCAAACGCGAGAGTTCGGACCGGGTCAACTCGTCGTTCTCTCGGGCGGAGACCCACTCGCGAGACCTGACCTCGTCGAACTAATCGAGTACGGCACGTCCCGTGGACTCCGAATGACGCTGACACCGAGTGGAACGTCGTCGCTGACGCCGGAGACAGTACATCGCCTCAGCGACGCTGGAGTAACGCGACTCGCAGTGAGTCTCGACGGCGCGACGCCCAGTACGCACGACACGTTCCGAGGAGAAAACGGGAGCTTCGAGGAGACAGTTCGAGCAGCCCGTGCGGCGCGTGATGCAGGCCTCCCTATCCAGATTAACACGACAGTGTGCGCGCAAACCGTCGACGAACTGCCAGCACTCCGCGACCTCGTCGACGAACTCGACGCCGTTCTCTGGTCGGTGTTCTTCTTGGTCCCCGTCGGCCGTGGCCGTATCCTCGAATCAATTTCGCCCGACCGTGCCGAATCTGTCATGGAGTGGCTCTCCGACGTGAGTAAAGACGCACCGTTCGGCGTGAAGACGACCGAAGCACCGTTCTACCGACGAGTGGCGATTCAGCACAGGCGAGACGCGAGTGGGTCACCATCGAGCGACGGTATCGGCCGCCGTCTCGGAATCACCGCTGGCGACGGGTTCGCGTTCGTGAGCCACACCGGCGAATTGTATCCGTCCGGGTTCCTCCCGAAGTCAGCAGGGTCCGTCCGGGACGGTGGTCTCGTCGAACGGTACCGAGAAAGCGAGTTATTCCAGTCACTTCGTGACCGCGATGCACTTCGCGGGAAGTGTGGAGTCTGCGAGTACCGGCACGTCTGTGGCGGAAGCAGGTCACGCGCGTATGCACACACGGATGACCCGCTTGCGAGCGACCCCTTGTGCGCGTACGTTCCAGAGGGGTACGACGGCAAGATGCCGTCAGACCAAGCGAGTGGCGATTGA
- a CDS encoding DMT family transporter encodes MDLSAPLSVLLLAFAPAVMWGFTPVIEKRALSGGGNPLQASLVVVVVDSTIYLGALAVFQDNPFSGLSLETIGIFVAAGAIGTALGRLAIFAGNARVGASISSAVVSARPLFATALAVGFLGEPLSAPTAVGIVVLVVGLGVLSVAKGGDLEGWSNKDLLVPLAAAAFFALGNVARRWGLAAGEATPLEAVAINEFAALLTLGAYVAVVGRERVLNRPRRSYFVFAASGVITSVALLSMFTALAAPEGRIAVVDPLVATAPLFTVVFSWIWLGDLERVTRGVVAGVVLVVLGAALVTGGPALVRGISSLGF; translated from the coding sequence ATGGACCTCTCGGCCCCACTTTCTGTCCTGCTTCTCGCGTTCGCGCCGGCAGTCATGTGGGGGTTCACGCCAGTCATCGAGAAGCGAGCACTCTCGGGAGGAGGGAATCCGCTCCAAGCGTCGCTCGTCGTCGTCGTCGTCGACTCGACGATTTACCTCGGTGCACTCGCCGTGTTCCAAGACAATCCATTCAGTGGCCTCTCGCTCGAAACCATCGGTATCTTCGTCGCCGCTGGTGCTATCGGAACTGCATTAGGTCGGCTCGCAATCTTCGCGGGGAACGCACGCGTCGGTGCGAGTATCTCCAGCGCCGTAGTCAGTGCGAGACCACTGTTCGCGACGGCGCTCGCAGTAGGGTTCCTCGGAGAGCCACTCTCGGCCCCAACTGCTGTCGGCATCGTCGTCCTCGTCGTCGGCCTCGGCGTCCTCTCTGTCGCAAAAGGAGGTGACCTCGAAGGGTGGTCGAACAAAGACTTGCTCGTTCCACTCGCCGCTGCTGCATTCTTCGCCCTCGGCAACGTCGCCCGGCGGTGGGGCCTCGCCGCCGGTGAAGCGACGCCACTCGAAGCAGTCGCCATCAACGAGTTCGCCGCACTCCTCACACTCGGTGCCTACGTCGCCGTCGTCGGCCGAGAGCGGGTTCTAAATCGCCCTCGCCGGTCGTACTTCGTGTTCGCCGCGAGCGGAGTCATCACGTCGGTAGCGCTCCTCTCGATGTTCACTGCGCTCGCAGCACCGGAGGGACGAATCGCAGTCGTCGACCCACTCGTCGCCACGGCGCCACTGTTCACCGTCGTCTTCTCGTGGATTTGGCTCGGTGACCTCGAACGCGTCACTCGGGGCGTCGTCGCCGGTGTCGTCCTCGTGGTTCTCGGTGCGGCCCTCGTGACCGGCGGCCCAGCACTCGTTCGTGGCATCAGTTCGCTCGGGTTCTGA